ACTAAAAATATAACATCAATAAGTGTGGTAAATTATTTGAAAATGAAATATGAAAATATAATCCTTGAAGAAAATGAGTACATCTTAATAACAGGACTGCTTAACCGGTACCTGACCTCGGAGGCATGCTTAAATGAAGATTGGTGTCTCAACCTTAATCAGGAATTATCCGAAGCAGTAGTAAAAAGTAATAGTGAGATGCCTGGCGATGTAGTAAGGATGAATAGCGTTATAGATGTGGAGACTGACTTCGGCGTGAAAAATGATATCATACTTGTAAAGCCTGCAGAAAGAGATATTAATGATAATAAGGTGTCAGTTTTATCTCCCATGGGATCAGCATTGATAGGATATGCTCAAGGTGACCAGGTGGTTTGGAACCTGCCCAAAGGCAAAAGTATAATCAAGATTTTGAGAGTGACAAATAAGTAGTTGCCTGGAGAGAGAACAGCTATGTTCTCTCTCCTTATTTATAGCATGAAGAAAGATACAAACAACATAACAATAGATATTGGAAATAATAATACCATGCTTACTTTGGGAGTATCAAGCTCTCTCACAGCACCGTCAGTAGTAGCTCTGGAACCTAAAACCCAGGGATGCAGAGGTGTAGGTCGGATAGCACTTGATATGGAAGGCAAAGTAAATGGTAAGCTCAGAGTTATCAGACCTCTAAAATCAGGCGTGATCGCAGATTTAGATGCTGCGAGCAAGATGCTCCAGGCTTTGGTAAAAACACTTTATCCTGATAAATCATTTTTAACCAGTTATAATGAAATTCTTGCGTCCGTACCCTATGGTACCACTGAGGTAGAGCGAAGAGCTTTAAGAGTAGCTATAGGCCAGTTTAAGGCTCGCAAAAACTGGCTTGTTTTTGAACCCCTTGCCGCTGCAATTGGGATGCAACTTAATATATCAGAGCCAGAAGGGAAGTTTATAATAGATATAGGCGGTGGACTGACCGAAATAGCTTTAATTTCTTTATCAGGAATAGTTTCTTACTCCGCATTGAGGGTAGGAGGTGATTCATTTAATGCCGATATAAGGCTTTATATGGAAAAACGCCATTTAGTAACTGTAAGTGAAAAAACAGCAGAAGAACTGAAATTACGACTGGGAACTGTGTCTCACTCTGTGGTTCCGTTACACGAAAGTTGTACCGTAGTTGGCAAAGACCATCTAACGGGTATTCCGAAGCGCATAAAAATTCACTACAAAGAGCTTGTTGCGGTTTTTAACCAGTCAATGGCCAGAATTGTGGATGCCGTGATCAGCACTCTGGAAACCTGTCCTCCTGAATTATCAGGAGATATCTATTCTCAGGGGGTATACCTTACCGGCGGGGGAGCCTTGCTCAGAGGGCTTAAGGAAACTCTCGAAAATAATATAAGGCTTCGGGTGCATATGGATACAGATCCATTATCAACAGTTT
This region of Fulvivirga ulvae genomic DNA includes:
- a CDS encoding GreA/GreB family elongation factor, with the translated sequence MKYENIILEENEYILITGLLNRYLTSEACLNEDWCLNLNQELSEAVVKSNSEMPGDVVRMNSVIDVETDFGVKNDIILVKPAERDINDNKVSVLSPMGSALIGYAQGDQVVWNLPKGKSIIKILRVTNK
- a CDS encoding rod shape-determining protein, which encodes MKKDTNNITIDIGNNNTMLTLGVSSSLTAPSVVALEPKTQGCRGVGRIALDMEGKVNGKLRVIRPLKSGVIADLDAASKMLQALVKTLYPDKSFLTSYNEILASVPYGTTEVERRALRVAIGQFKARKNWLVFEPLAAAIGMQLNISEPEGKFIIDIGGGLTEIALISLSGIVSYSALRVGGDSFNADIRLYMEKRHLVTVSEKTAEELKLRLGTVSHSVVPLHESCTVVGKDHLTGIPKRIKIHYKELVAVFNQSMARIVDAVISTLETCPPELSGDIYSQGVYLTGGGALLRGLKETLENNIRLRVHMDTDPLSTVSRGMQIALASSNTYKNIFFK